A stretch of Acipenser ruthenus chromosome 1, fAciRut3.2 maternal haplotype, whole genome shotgun sequence DNA encodes these proteins:
- the LOC117968139 gene encoding 17-beta-hydroxysteroid dehydrogenase type 3-like isoform X1 has product MCAYTAMGFVDLILISLGAIVALVYVLKFIKLVKILFPKTWCPLSRSFFSSLGEWAVITGGTDGIGRAYAFELAKRGMNIVLISRTLEKLNKVAKEIEDDTGRSVKVIASDFTREDIYENIEDNLKGLDVGILVNNVGMLFNPIPCRFLDVENLDTAITNLINCNMKSLVMMSKIILPHMEKRKKGVILNLSSGTGCFPCPLYSIYSASKVFVDRFSRGLQAEYGYKGVIIQSVAPYGVSTPMTLNQKANMVNKTAEDFVNESLDRVLVGDHVHGCFAHEILALIIKTIPLWVLHSSVSQEKAIDYVKNRLS; this is encoded by the exons ATGTGTGCATATACAGCAATGGGTTTCGTAGATCTGATTCTAATTTCTCTAGGAGCCATAGTTGCACTGGTGTATGTTCTAAAATTCATCAAGCTTGTGAAGATCCTTTTTCCAAAGACCTGGTGTCCCCTGTCTCGGTCTTTCTTTTCATCACTGGGAGAGTGGGCAG TTATCACTGGAGGAACAGATGGAATCGGTAGAGCATATGCCTTTGAG CTTGCAAAGCGTGGAATGAATATTGTTCTCATCAGTAGAACTCTTGAGAAGCTCAATAAGGTTGCCAAGGAAATTG AAGACGACACAGGAAGAAGTGTGAAAGTAATTGCATCAGACTTTACCAGAGAAGATATTTATGAAAACATAGAAGACAACCTAAAGGGCCTTGATGTGGGTATTTTGG TCAACAACGTTGGGATGCTTTTCAACCCCATACCTTGTCGTTTTCTTGATGTGGAAAATCTTGACACG gctATAACAAACCTCATCAACTGCAACATGAAGTCTTTAGTAATG ATGTCCAAGATCATTTTGCCACATATGGAAAAGAG AAAGAAAGGAGTGATTCTAAACCTGTCCTCAGGTACAGGTTGTTTTCCTTGTCCATTGTACAGCATCTATTCAGCATCAAAG GTTTTTGTTGACAGATTTTCAAGGGGTCTTCAAGCTGAATACGGATATAAAGGAGTCATTATTCAG TCTGTAGCACCTTATGGAGTTTCCACCCCTATGACACTAAACCAGAAGGCTAATATGGTAAATAAAACCGCAGAGGACTTTGTAAATGAATCATTGGACCGCGTTTTGGTTGGGGACCACGTCCATGGATGCTTTGCTCATGAAATTCTG gcattgataataaaaacaattccaTTATGGGTCCTGCACAGCAGCGTATCACAGGAGAAAGCCATCGATTATGTAAAGAACAGGTTGTCTTAA
- the LOC117968139 gene encoding 17-beta-hydroxysteroid dehydrogenase type 3-like isoform X2: MCAYTAMGFVDLILISLGAIVALVYVLKFIKLVKILFPKTWCPLSRSFFSSLGEWAVITGGTDGIGRAYAFELAKRGMNIVLISRTLEKLNKVAKEIEDDTGRSVKVIASDFTREDIYENIEDNLKGLDVGILVNNVGMLFNPIPCRFLDVENLDTMSKIILPHMEKRKKGVILNLSSGTGCFPCPLYSIYSASKVFVDRFSRGLQAEYGYKGVIIQSVAPYGVSTPMTLNQKANMVNKTAEDFVNESLDRVLVGDHVHGCFAHEILALIIKTIPLWVLHSSVSQEKAIDYVKNRLS, from the exons ATGTGTGCATATACAGCAATGGGTTTCGTAGATCTGATTCTAATTTCTCTAGGAGCCATAGTTGCACTGGTGTATGTTCTAAAATTCATCAAGCTTGTGAAGATCCTTTTTCCAAAGACCTGGTGTCCCCTGTCTCGGTCTTTCTTTTCATCACTGGGAGAGTGGGCAG TTATCACTGGAGGAACAGATGGAATCGGTAGAGCATATGCCTTTGAG CTTGCAAAGCGTGGAATGAATATTGTTCTCATCAGTAGAACTCTTGAGAAGCTCAATAAGGTTGCCAAGGAAATTG AAGACGACACAGGAAGAAGTGTGAAAGTAATTGCATCAGACTTTACCAGAGAAGATATTTATGAAAACATAGAAGACAACCTAAAGGGCCTTGATGTGGGTATTTTGG TCAACAACGTTGGGATGCTTTTCAACCCCATACCTTGTCGTTTTCTTGATGTGGAAAATCTTGACACG ATGTCCAAGATCATTTTGCCACATATGGAAAAGAG AAAGAAAGGAGTGATTCTAAACCTGTCCTCAGGTACAGGTTGTTTTCCTTGTCCATTGTACAGCATCTATTCAGCATCAAAG GTTTTTGTTGACAGATTTTCAAGGGGTCTTCAAGCTGAATACGGATATAAAGGAGTCATTATTCAG TCTGTAGCACCTTATGGAGTTTCCACCCCTATGACACTAAACCAGAAGGCTAATATGGTAAATAAAACCGCAGAGGACTTTGTAAATGAATCATTGGACCGCGTTTTGGTTGGGGACCACGTCCATGGATGCTTTGCTCATGAAATTCTG gcattgataataaaaacaattccaTTATGGGTCCTGCACAGCAGCGTATCACAGGAGAAAGCCATCGATTATGTAAAGAACAGGTTGTCTTAA